A region of Maribacter algicola DNA encodes the following proteins:
- a CDS encoding alpha-glucuronidase family glycosyl hydrolase, giving the protein MSKKIFFTLFFLFSLANVLHAQQGYTLWMDYAGSNPQSRKNLKFLAKSIYMEAGSDILKSAQNEIEIGLSGLLNEKLNFSDTMENDNSLVVSKVSSLKGSWSQSMDVSSEKLGNEGFYIRSRDGGILVTANTDIGLLYGVFRLLQFIQAGHHLEDFSLLDAPSVDLRMLNHWDNLDRTIERGYAGFSLWNWQKLPEYIDQRYIDYARANASIGINGTVLTNVNANALVLTPMYLEKVAALADVFRKYGIKVYLTARFSAPMEIGGLETADPLNTEVRNWWAQKTNEIYKWIPDFGGFLVKANSEGQPGPQNYGRTHVDGANMLAEAVQPHGGVVIWRAFVYSEDDETDRAKQAYAEFVPYDGQFMENVLVQVKNGPIDFQSREPFHPLFGAMSKTPLMMEFQITQEYLGFSSHLVFLPKLFEEVLQSDTYVKGKGSTVAKVIDGSQHNKRISGMAGVSNIGTDLNWTGHPFAQANWFGFGRLAWNPETKANDIAEDWIKLTYTNNKELIALLKPMMINSREAVVNYMNPLGLHHLFDTGHHYGPGPWVDNLGRPDWNPTYYHKADENGIGFDRTKSGSNALEQYSDEVSYTFGNLKTCPETYLLWFHHLPWDYTLNNGNSLWDGLALRYQEGVDQVSEMIETWEKARNFINNDQYHEVKMLLDIQLKEAKWWRDASLLYFQTFSGMELPEGVPKPTKSLEYYKSLKFPFAPGIRPQWD; this is encoded by the coding sequence ATGTCAAAAAAGATTTTTTTTACCTTATTCTTTCTATTTAGTCTTGCCAATGTTCTGCATGCTCAACAGGGCTATACTTTGTGGATGGACTATGCTGGGAGTAATCCCCAAAGCAGAAAAAATCTCAAGTTCCTTGCAAAATCCATTTACATGGAAGCGGGTAGTGATATTCTTAAATCGGCTCAAAATGAAATTGAAATCGGACTTTCCGGTTTGTTAAATGAAAAATTGAATTTTTCGGATACGATGGAGAATGATAATTCTCTAGTGGTTTCCAAGGTTTCCAGTTTAAAGGGAAGTTGGTCACAAAGCATGGATGTTTCTTCTGAAAAGCTTGGCAATGAAGGTTTTTATATCAGAAGTAGAGATGGCGGCATTTTGGTTACCGCAAATACCGATATAGGTTTGCTGTACGGGGTTTTCAGGTTGTTGCAGTTCATTCAGGCCGGACATCATTTAGAGGATTTTAGCCTACTCGATGCACCATCTGTTGACTTGCGAATGCTCAACCATTGGGACAATCTGGATAGGACGATAGAACGGGGATATGCCGGATTTTCTCTATGGAATTGGCAAAAATTACCTGAGTATATCGATCAGCGGTATATTGACTATGCCAGGGCCAATGCGTCTATCGGTATAAACGGAACTGTGCTAACGAATGTCAATGCCAATGCTTTGGTGCTAACGCCCATGTATTTGGAAAAGGTGGCCGCATTGGCAGATGTTTTTAGAAAATACGGTATCAAGGTCTATCTCACCGCGCGTTTTTCGGCACCCATGGAAATTGGAGGGCTTGAAACTGCGGACCCATTAAATACCGAAGTTCGAAATTGGTGGGCTCAAAAGACCAACGAGATTTATAAATGGATACCTGATTTTGGAGGATTTCTCGTTAAGGCAAATTCAGAAGGTCAGCCGGGGCCCCAAAATTATGGTCGTACCCATGTGGATGGTGCCAATATGTTGGCAGAGGCCGTGCAGCCTCACGGAGGGGTAGTGATTTGGCGTGCTTTTGTGTATTCCGAAGATGACGAAACCGACAGGGCCAAACAAGCATATGCGGAATTTGTTCCCTACGATGGCCAATTCATGGAAAATGTATTGGTTCAGGTCAAAAATGGACCGATTGATTTTCAATCTAGGGAACCCTTTCATCCTTTGTTCGGTGCTATGTCCAAGACGCCATTGATGATGGAATTTCAGATTACACAGGAATATTTGGGTTTTAGCTCCCATTTGGTCTTTTTGCCAAAATTATTTGAGGAGGTTTTACAGTCGGACACCTATGTCAAAGGAAAAGGTTCTACAGTCGCCAAAGTGATTGATGGTTCCCAACATAATAAAAGAATATCCGGCATGGCCGGAGTTTCAAATATAGGGACTGACTTGAATTGGACCGGGCATCCTTTTGCACAGGCGAATTGGTTTGGATTTGGCCGTTTGGCTTGGAATCCTGAAACAAAGGCCAATGATATTGCCGAAGATTGGATCAAGCTTACTTACACAAATAACAAGGAATTGATAGCCTTATTAAAACCAATGATGATAAACTCGAGGGAGGCCGTGGTGAACTACATGAACCCTCTAGGCTTGCATCATCTTTTCGATACTGGCCATCATTACGGACCCGGACCTTGGGTGGACAATTTGGGTAGGCCGGATTGGAACCCTACCTATTATCACAAGGCTGATGAAAATGGTATTGGATTCGATAGAACAAAATCGGGCAGTAATGCCCTTGAGCAATATTCCGATGAAGTTTCGTACACGTTTGGGAACCTTAAGACATGTCCTGAGACTTATTTGCTTTGGTTCCATCATCTACCTTGGGATTATACCCTTAACAATGGAAATTCACTTTGGGATGGACTCGCGTTGAGATATCAGGAAGGAGTGGACCAAGTTTCTGAAATGATCGAAACATGGGAAAAGGCACGCAATTTCATAAACAATGACCAATATCACGAGGTTAAAATGTTATTGGATATTCAGTTAAAGGAGGCAAAATGGTGGCGTGATGCCTCCTTATTATATTTTCAAACCTTTTCTGGAATGGAATTGCCAGAAGGAGTTCCTAAACCCACTAAGAGCTTGGAGTATTATAAATCCTTAAAATTTCCTTTCGCTCCGGGGATTCGGCCACAATGGGATTAG
- a CDS encoding PorP/SprF family type IX secretion system membrane protein, whose amino-acid sequence MEYLKNKATISSILGFVLGVFFVSNSVFGQKEPQYTQYMYNIGSFNPAYVGTVETPEIAALYRAQWLDIPGAPRTIRIGTNLPLSNETMGLGFNVVNDQLGPVTQTYADISYSYQVNLSEETKLSFGMDAGGSFLNVDFSKGTFENPGEPLNQEQINRFYPTIGAGLFMYADQWYLGASVPNFLTEGIYNDDVASIVEDKLQFNFIGGYVFDLSDGLKFKPAFLVNMLSGAPVNVNVSTNFLISDVFTVGASYRVDNAFSGLAGFQISNGTFIGYSYDYNTNPLGEFNSGSHEVVLKFYLGRGSGGSNDKDSKGPKGKPKQIDSPRFF is encoded by the coding sequence ATGGAATATCTAAAGAACAAAGCAACAATTAGTAGTATTCTTGGGTTTGTCCTAGGTGTATTTTTTGTTTCGAATTCGGTTTTTGGTCAAAAGGAGCCCCAATATACACAGTACATGTACAATATTGGAAGCTTTAACCCTGCCTATGTTGGAACTGTGGAAACGCCTGAAATCGCAGCGTTATACAGGGCACAATGGCTCGATATTCCCGGGGCACCAAGAACGATCAGGATTGGTACGAACCTACCCTTGAGCAACGAAACCATGGGATTAGGATTCAATGTGGTCAATGACCAGCTTGGCCCTGTGACCCAGACCTATGCGGATATTTCGTATTCCTACCAGGTAAATTTATCTGAGGAGACCAAATTGTCCTTTGGTATGGATGCGGGCGGTTCTTTTCTGAATGTGGATTTTTCCAAAGGCACCTTTGAAAACCCAGGAGAGCCTTTGAATCAAGAACAGATAAACAGATTTTATCCAACCATAGGGGCCGGTCTGTTCATGTATGCAGATCAATGGTATTTGGGAGCATCGGTGCCCAATTTTCTAACGGAGGGCATTTATAATGACGACGTGGCTTCAATAGTGGAGGACAAACTCCAGTTCAATTTTATTGGTGGCTATGTTTTTGATCTTTCGGACGGACTCAAGTTCAAACCTGCCTTTTTGGTCAATATGTTATCAGGAGCTCCTGTCAATGTCAATGTTTCCACTAATTTCCTAATTAGCGATGTCTTTACTGTTGGTGCCTCGTATCGAGTTGACAATGCTTTTAGCGGCCTTGCAGGGTTCCAGATATCCAATGGTACATTTATAGGATATTCGTACGATTACAATACCAATCCTCTGGGGGAATTCAATAGTGGTTCGCACGAAGTCGTCCTTAAGTTCTATCTAGGAAGAGGTTCTGGAGGTTCCAACGATAAGGATTCCAAAGGACCTAAAGGCAAACCCAAACAAATTGATTCTCCAAGATTTTTCTAA
- a CDS encoding carboxylesterase/lipase family protein codes for MQKNILSLLVVFASMNLIMAQETNSFPVQARIENGIIEGNYNTHSGIQKYFGIPFAKPPVGELRWQAPQPLDNWDGIKETKAFGPRPMQTMVFGDMKSRSNGVSEDCLYLNVWTPAKKDTKNLPVLVYFFGGGNVAGDASEPRYDGESMAKKGIVVVTTNYRLNVFGFLAHPELSAEADYNASGNYGLLDQHAALKWVQKNIAAFGGDPNQVTIAGESAGSIGVSHQMASPLSKDLIHGAIGESGAGIHPTMAPVSLEEAEKIGSEFAQKIGYPTLAELRNLSTREVYELYNESQRFGFPAVLDGYFLPKTLPEIFENREQAMVPLLLGWNSAEIPGMAFTQGPYTSENYASKVKEAYPKEYKKVMELYPGGSEKEIELSATALASDRFIAYSTWKWFDLHRKNSDQPVYRYLYSKLRPPLVDNTKASGLAGGTVEKGENSPPAPKPVGAPHACEIEYCMGNLHLVDDYAWTADDFKVSSDMQNYFANFIKTGDPNGEGLPQWDAAKEKDDTPPVMVIDTESKLIEAQTDARYEFLDKAYGNN; via the coding sequence ATGCAAAAAAATATCTTGTCACTCCTAGTAGTGTTCGCATCAATGAATTTGATTATGGCCCAAGAAACAAACTCATTTCCCGTACAAGCAAGGATAGAAAACGGAATCATTGAGGGGAATTACAACACCCATTCTGGAATACAAAAGTATTTTGGAATACCCTTTGCCAAACCTCCGGTGGGGGAATTGCGCTGGCAGGCTCCGCAACCCCTTGATAATTGGGACGGTATCAAAGAAACAAAGGCCTTTGGCCCTCGACCCATGCAAACGATGGTCTTTGGAGACATGAAGTCAAGATCAAATGGCGTTAGCGAGGATTGTCTCTATCTAAATGTATGGACACCGGCCAAAAAAGACACCAAAAACCTTCCCGTTCTGGTCTATTTTTTTGGAGGGGGCAATGTAGCCGGGGATGCATCGGAACCAAGATATGACGGAGAGAGCATGGCTAAAAAAGGGATTGTTGTAGTCACCACAAATTACCGCTTGAATGTCTTTGGATTCCTGGCCCATCCGGAACTTAGTGCAGAAGCCGATTACAATGCCTCTGGCAACTACGGCCTTTTGGATCAACATGCCGCCCTCAAATGGGTGCAGAAAAACATTGCGGCTTTTGGAGGAGATCCCAATCAGGTAACGATTGCCGGGGAATCTGCAGGGTCCATAGGCGTTAGCCATCAAATGGCATCACCACTTTCAAAAGATTTGATTCATGGGGCGATTGGTGAAAGCGGGGCAGGGATACATCCCACCATGGCACCCGTTTCCTTAGAAGAGGCGGAAAAAATCGGTTCCGAATTTGCCCAAAAAATTGGTTATCCTACCCTAGCGGAATTAAGAAATTTGAGTACCCGAGAGGTATACGAGTTATACAATGAGAGCCAAAGATTTGGTTTTCCAGCGGTACTTGACGGGTATTTTCTCCCTAAAACATTGCCTGAAATATTCGAAAACAGAGAACAAGCCATGGTTCCCCTACTATTGGGATGGAACTCCGCGGAGATTCCAGGAATGGCATTTACACAAGGGCCGTACACCTCGGAAAACTATGCGAGCAAGGTAAAAGAGGCTTATCCGAAGGAATACAAAAAGGTAATGGAACTTTATCCTGGCGGTTCGGAGAAAGAAATCGAACTTTCGGCCACGGCTTTGGCTTCAGACCGATTTATTGCGTACAGCACATGGAAATGGTTTGATTTACACAGAAAAAACAGCGACCAGCCCGTATATCGTTACTTATACAGCAAATTAAGACCACCCTTGGTGGACAATACAAAGGCAAGTGGTTTGGCAGGTGGTACCGTTGAAAAAGGAGAAAATTCACCACCGGCACCAAAACCTGTAGGGGCGCCACATGCCTGTGAGATAGAATATTGCATGGGTAATCTCCATTTGGTAGATGACTATGCTTGGACGGCCGATGATTTTAAAGTTTCCTCCGATATGCAGAACTATTTTGCCAATTTTATAAAGACCGGAGACCCCAATGGCGAAGGCCTGCCCCAATGGGATGCCGCCAAAGAAAAGGACGACACCCCTCCAGTAATGGTGATTGACACGGAAAGCAAATTAATTGAAGCGCAAACCGATGCACGGTACGAGTTTTTGGATAAGGCCTACGGAAATAATTAA
- a CDS encoding SanA/YdcF family protein, producing MILGTAKKIRGGGSNPYYEYRLNAVVSLFNAGKIEFILVSGDNGNIYYNEPTTIQNDLVAAGVPADKIFLDYAGFRTLDSMIRAKEVFGLEEVTVVSQKFHNERAIYLAHKNGLNAIGFNAQDVSLESGFKIQIREYFARVKVFIDLVLNTRPKFSGDKIKIE from the coding sequence ATGATTTTAGGTACTGCCAAGAAAATACGAGGTGGTGGTTCCAACCCTTATTACGAATACAGATTAAATGCGGTCGTATCCCTCTTCAATGCGGGAAAAATTGAATTTATCTTGGTTAGCGGGGACAATGGAAATATCTATTATAACGAGCCTACCACCATACAAAATGATCTGGTTGCCGCAGGGGTTCCCGCCGATAAAATATTCCTCGACTATGCGGGTTTTCGCACCTTGGATTCCATGATAAGGGCCAAGGAGGTTTTTGGGCTTGAGGAAGTTACCGTAGTCTCACAAAAATTCCACAATGAACGGGCCATTTATTTGGCCCATAAGAATGGTCTAAATGCTATTGGCTTCAATGCACAAGACGTTTCCCTGGAATCCGGATTTAAAATCCAAATACGGGAATACTTTGCCCGCGTAAAGGTTTTTATCGATTTGGTCCTCAACACCCGACCAAAGTTTTCCGGTGATAAAATTAAAATCGAATGA
- a CDS encoding OmpA family protein translates to MKVTTYIFLLLMALPGFLFAQGKSSKGDNYFYGYQYQKAIAEYQKEQQKGSLNNSQLLNLADSYFKVGNYKNASEIYQEVNKKDSIMTVLQFNQLLQSLSKTSNKERVLTFLRSKSPVLSNELMDNAEFNFQILETGANNANKVNLVNLPINSPQTDFSPAFYKNKLLFSSSRPLKSKGLYEPSGESYLDIYEVAISDTGKTGVVQLFDQVPDSKFHKSTPFYSEENERLFYILSNSEEGELTYDENGKNSLALGMYYNSGQFRFLLKNLSTSFYYPYFDATTDRLYFAANFDDSYGGTDLYYVSTNNGQVMSAPVNLGPRINSPGNEIAPFIFEGSLYFSSDVFYGLGGMDVYKSRIQSRDVYGIPVNLGEGINSKEDDFGFIIKQEQENYIGYLASNRPGGKGGDDIYAFRMEGMPGLKTFALRGSVVDASTNLGIAKAQIRLLDNQGNLLKELYSADNGGFTVEIPWHDEIVVQSGKGVFSAYSRSYTGKELEEIQKSPYTIRLLQLEDLVEETEGKKVIKLKKFYFPKGNSNLTSEITMELDKVVEAVQNFPDVKLRIETHTDSRGSNASNQKLSQQRSDVIRDYLVSKGVPTETILESVGYGEENIKNNCTNGVYCLDFLHKQNERTLIEVVSN, encoded by the coding sequence ATGAAGGTTACAACATATATTTTCTTGTTATTGATGGCCCTGCCCGGCTTTTTGTTTGCCCAGGGCAAAAGCTCCAAGGGCGATAATTATTTCTATGGATATCAATACCAAAAGGCAATAGCGGAGTATCAAAAAGAACAACAAAAGGGATCCCTGAACAATTCGCAATTGTTGAATTTGGCAGATTCCTATTTTAAGGTGGGTAATTATAAAAATGCTTCGGAAATCTATCAGGAGGTCAATAAAAAGGACTCCATAATGACCGTGCTTCAATTCAACCAACTATTACAGAGCTTGTCAAAAACTTCCAACAAGGAGCGCGTTCTGACCTTTTTACGCTCAAAATCACCGGTGTTGTCCAATGAATTGATGGACAATGCCGAGTTCAACTTTCAAATATTGGAAACGGGTGCCAATAATGCCAATAAGGTAAACCTTGTTAACCTACCCATCAATTCTCCCCAGACAGATTTCTCACCGGCCTTTTACAAAAACAAGCTTTTGTTCAGTAGCAGTAGGCCCCTTAAGTCAAAGGGTTTATATGAGCCTTCCGGAGAGTCTTATTTGGATATTTATGAAGTTGCCATAAGCGATACCGGTAAAACAGGAGTTGTACAGTTGTTCGACCAAGTGCCCGATTCCAAGTTCCATAAATCCACACCTTTCTATTCCGAGGAAAACGAAAGACTTTTCTATATTCTGTCAAATTCTGAAGAGGGAGAGTTGACCTATGACGAGAATGGAAAAAATTCCTTGGCCTTGGGCATGTATTATAATTCAGGACAATTTAGGTTTTTACTGAAGAACCTAAGCACTTCCTTTTATTATCCTTATTTTGATGCGACGACGGACCGACTCTATTTTGCGGCCAATTTTGATGATAGTTACGGAGGTACCGATCTTTATTATGTGTCCACCAACAATGGGCAGGTAATGTCCGCACCCGTTAATTTGGGTCCAAGAATAAACTCTCCAGGGAACGAAATTGCTCCCTTCATTTTTGAAGGAAGTCTCTATTTTTCATCCGATGTTTTTTATGGGCTGGGAGGCATGGATGTCTATAAATCCAGAATCCAAAGCCGTGATGTGTACGGGATACCCGTAAATCTTGGGGAAGGCATCAATTCTAAGGAAGATGACTTTGGGTTCATAATTAAACAAGAGCAGGAAAATTACATTGGTTATTTGGCATCCAATAGGCCTGGAGGAAAGGGTGGTGACGATATCTATGCGTTCAGGATGGAAGGTATGCCCGGGCTTAAGACTTTTGCCTTACGGGGTAGTGTTGTGGATGCTTCCACCAACTTGGGCATCGCAAAGGCACAGATCAGACTCTTAGACAATCAGGGAAACCTGTTAAAAGAATTGTATAGTGCTGATAATGGTGGTTTTACTGTGGAAATACCTTGGCATGATGAAATCGTTGTTCAATCGGGCAAGGGAGTTTTTTCCGCATATTCAAGATCGTATACAGGTAAGGAATTGGAAGAAATCCAAAAAAGCCCATATACCATCAGGCTGCTCCAGTTGGAAGACTTGGTGGAGGAGACCGAGGGCAAAAAGGTCATAAAACTTAAAAAGTTCTATTTTCCCAAGGGAAATAGCAATTTGACCTCAGAGATTACCATGGAATTGGACAAAGTGGTGGAAGCGGTCCAAAACTTTCCAGATGTAAAGTTACGAATAGAGACCCATACGGACAGCAGGGGCAGCAATGCCAGCAACCAAAAACTGTCCCAGCAAAGGTCTGACGTTATACGCGATTATTTGGTAAGCAAGGGCGTGCCCACAGAAACTATCTTGGAATCCGTTGGTTATGGCGAGGAAAACATTAAGAACAATTGTACTAATGGGGTGTATTGCCTGGATTTTCTTCACAAACAGAACGAACGGACATTAATCGAGGTGGTAAGTAATTAA
- a CDS encoding NRAMP family divalent metal transporter encodes MGTLRVLIKNLGPGLLFASMAIGTSHLVLSTKAGAQYGWVMIIPIVLANVLKYPFFEFGVRYTSITNKTLIEGYLNRGKGYLWFYAFITLFSTFTILAALYTVTAGLFINLFKTPGVSISMVALGLFVFISTLLIMGKYKFLEISLKFVVSILFVALIATTALVLFNGRTESIDGFEATPIFNEVGILFLIGLMGWMPTTVEASSWVSLWSIEKWKTQEKPSLKESLQEFNLGYFFTGLLAVFFMLIGWFTLYGTNTLLSDNSVQFADQVVQLFTTHIGPWAYIFIAVSAFATMFSTCMTAHDAVSRVSLDILDLLFPKETTRQTKRNFAITVIVLAVVNFMVISVFSANMGNLVALATFVSFVVAPIIGYMNLKNVMSDEIDSHLRPGQFLRFLTYLGILFLSFFSLLYFWVIIF; translated from the coding sequence ATGGGCACATTAAGAGTATTGATCAAGAATCTTGGGCCAGGCCTGCTTTTTGCCAGCATGGCCATAGGCACCTCGCATTTAGTACTTTCCACAAAAGCCGGGGCCCAATATGGTTGGGTCATGATTATCCCCATCGTTTTGGCGAACGTGCTCAAATATCCCTTCTTTGAGTTTGGCGTACGCTATACCAGCATTACCAACAAGACCCTTATAGAAGGTTATTTGAACCGAGGCAAGGGGTATTTATGGTTTTATGCGTTCATAACGCTCTTCTCCACATTTACCATATTGGCGGCACTTTATACGGTAACCGCGGGCCTTTTTATAAATCTTTTTAAAACACCAGGTGTTTCCATTAGCATGGTGGCCCTGGGCCTGTTTGTATTTATAAGTACCCTATTGATAATGGGCAAATATAAATTCTTGGAAATAAGCCTAAAATTTGTGGTCAGTATTCTATTTGTGGCCCTTATCGCTACAACGGCATTGGTATTATTTAATGGAAGGACTGAATCCATCGATGGTTTTGAAGCCACTCCCATTTTTAATGAAGTAGGAATTTTGTTTTTAATAGGCCTAATGGGATGGATGCCTACCACGGTTGAAGCTTCAAGTTGGGTGAGTCTATGGAGTATCGAAAAATGGAAGACCCAAGAGAAGCCCAGCCTGAAGGAATCGCTCCAAGAATTCAATCTCGGATATTTTTTCACGGGCCTGCTTGCCGTTTTTTTTATGCTCATTGGTTGGTTCACCTTGTACGGTACAAATACCCTATTGAGTGATAATTCAGTACAATTTGCCGACCAAGTCGTCCAATTGTTCACCACCCATATTGGACCTTGGGCCTATATTTTCATTGCCGTCTCCGCATTTGCAACGATGTTCAGTACGTGTATGACGGCCCATGATGCCGTAAGCCGTGTTAGTTTGGACATATTGGACCTGTTGTTTCCAAAGGAAACCACCCGCCAGACCAAACGGAATTTTGCGATAACGGTAATTGTCCTTGCCGTTGTAAATTTTATGGTGATTTCGGTATTCTCGGCGAACATGGGGAATTTGGTGGCGCTCGCCACTTTTGTGTCCTTCGTGGTAGCTCCGATCATTGGGTATATGAATTTAAAAAATGTAATGAGCGATGAAATCGATTCCCATTTAAGACCTGGTCAATTTTTGCGATTTCTCACCTATCTGGGAATCCTATTTCTTTCGTTCTTTTCGCTTTTATATTTCTGGGTCATAATTTTTTAA